From one Geoalkalibacter halelectricus genomic stretch:
- the rfbD gene encoding dTDP-4-dehydrorhamnose reductase gives MSPEFPKGQRPPLLLTGAGGMLGSMLQARTPAIYDLHPCTHADLDITDADQVEALVLRLRPQVIVNCAAFARVDACEASRELALLVNGEGPGILARAAHKVGAVLVHFSTDYVFDGCYRHPYVEEDATAPLSVYGLSKLRGEQAIQESGLERYFIIRTSWLYGPGGPNFVETIIRLAQEREELRIVDDQIGCPTYTRDLVLAAFRLLDVPRHSDLDHHSSPYGTFHFAGEGQCSWFEFAEVIVTLLRHHGQDLAVKRILPISTADYPLPAARPAWSVLSTAKYQRVTGAAIPHWRQSLKDYFEARFS, from the coding sequence GTGAGCCCGGAGTTCCCCAAAGGTCAGCGACCGCCGCTGCTGCTCACCGGGGCGGGGGGCATGCTCGGCAGCATGTTGCAGGCCCGCACGCCGGCGATCTACGATCTGCATCCCTGTACCCATGCCGACCTCGACATCACCGATGCCGATCAGGTCGAGGCGCTGGTGTTGCGGTTGCGGCCGCAGGTCATTGTCAATTGCGCCGCCTTTGCCCGGGTGGATGCCTGTGAAGCCAGCCGCGAACTGGCTCTCCTGGTCAACGGCGAGGGGCCGGGAATTCTGGCCCGCGCGGCCCACAAGGTTGGCGCCGTGCTGGTGCACTTTTCCACCGACTATGTCTTCGATGGCTGTTACCGGCATCCCTATGTCGAGGAGGATGCCACGGCGCCGCTTTCGGTTTACGGACTCAGCAAGCTGCGCGGCGAGCAGGCCATCCAGGAGAGCGGTTTGGAGCGCTATTTTATCATCCGCACCAGTTGGCTCTATGGCCCCGGCGGACCCAATTTCGTCGAAACCATCATCCGCCTGGCCCAAGAGCGTGAAGAGCTGCGCATCGTCGACGATCAGATTGGCTGCCCCACCTACACCCGCGATCTGGTGCTGGCCGCCTTTCGTCTGCTCGATGTGCCGCGCCACAGCGACCTCGACCATCATTCCAGCCCTTACGGAACCTTCCACTTCGCCGGGGAAGGGCAGTGCAGCTGGTTTGAATTCGCTGAGGTCATCGTCACGCTGCTGCGCCACCACGGCCAGGATCTCGCCGTCAAGCGCATCCTGCCCATCAGCACCGCGGACTATCCCCTGCCGGCGGCGCGCCCGGCCTGGTCGGTTCTGTCCACAGCCAAATATCAGCGCGTGACCGGGGCGGCCATTCCCCATTGGCGCCAGAGCCTCAAGGATTATTTCGAAGCGAGGTTTTCATGA
- the rfbA gene encoding glucose-1-phosphate thymidylyltransferase RfbA, which yields MIQKGIILAGGAGSRLYPLTQVASKQLMPVYDKPMIYYPLATLMMAGIRDILIISTPQDTPRFKDLLGDGARWGISLSYAVQPEPRGIAQAFLVGADFVGDQPVCLILGDNLFYGRMELDRLVTEFSGGAMVFGYPVADPERYGVVEFDRDGRVLSLEEKPAHPKSHYAVPGLYLYDGKVVSLARELKPSARGELEITDLNLEYLRRGELRVEKLGRGIAWLDTGTHMSLLEASHFIGTLEARQGLKIACLEEIALRNKFIDAAQMREVIEQTPKSSYRDYLEMVLRDL from the coding sequence ATGATTCAAAAAGGCATCATTCTCGCGGGTGGAGCCGGCTCGCGGCTCTATCCCCTGACCCAGGTGGCCAGCAAGCAACTGATGCCGGTCTATGACAAACCGATGATCTACTATCCTCTGGCGACGCTGATGATGGCGGGCATCCGGGATATCCTGATCATCTCGACGCCCCAGGATACCCCGCGCTTCAAAGACCTGCTCGGCGACGGGGCGCGCTGGGGCATTAGCCTGTCCTACGCCGTGCAGCCCGAGCCTCGCGGTATCGCCCAGGCGTTTCTGGTCGGAGCCGATTTTGTCGGCGACCAACCCGTGTGCCTGATTCTCGGCGACAACCTTTTCTATGGGCGCATGGAACTGGATCGTCTGGTGACGGAGTTTTCCGGAGGCGCCATGGTTTTCGGCTATCCGGTCGCCGACCCGGAGCGCTATGGGGTGGTGGAATTCGACCGCGACGGCCGGGTGCTGAGCCTGGAAGAAAAGCCCGCGCATCCCAAAAGCCATTACGCCGTACCTGGTCTTTATCTCTATGACGGCAAAGTGGTGAGCCTGGCCCGCGAGCTCAAGCCTTCAGCGCGCGGCGAACTCGAGATCACCGACCTTAATCTCGAATATCTGCGGCGCGGCGAGTTGCGGGTGGAAAAGCTCGGCCGCGGTATTGCCTGGCTCGATACCGGCACCCACATGAGCCTGCTGGAGGCCAGCCATTTCATCGGAACCCTGGAGGCGCGCCAGGGGCTCAAGATTGCCTGTCTGGAGGAAATCGCCCTGCGCAATAAATTTATCGACGCGGCCCAGATGCGCGAGGTTATCGAGCAAACGCCCAAATCAAGCTACCGGGACTACCTGGAGATGGTCCTGCGCGATCTCTGA